The Camelina sativa cultivar DH55 chromosome 14, Cs, whole genome shotgun sequence genome includes a window with the following:
- the LOC104742282 gene encoding homeobox-leucine zipper protein HDG11-like isoform X1, whose amino-acid sequence MYVGHNNLQSQPNLAISDMDNPLMTDIALTTLEELLRFLHTNEPLWTKTNGCRDILNLGSDENIFPRSSNRGKNHNFRVQASRSFGIVFMNAMALVYMFMDCVKCAELFPSIIAAYKALAVIFSGMGGIHEGALHLQGKWVCWWILWWRWSWRRRCGGFFNGESADLNDHKRLMSVVVGHIVDVSK is encoded by the exons ATGTATGTTGGTCATAATAATCTGCAATCTCAGCCTAACTTGGCTATATCAGACATGGATAATCCTCTGATGACCGACATTGCTTTGACTACATTGGAAGAGTTGCTTAGATTTCTTCACACAAATGAACCTCTGTGGACAAAAACAAATGGCTGCAGAGACATTCTTAATCTTGGAAGCGATGAGAACATTTTCCCAAGATCAAGTAACAGAGGGAAGAACCATAACTTTCGAGTCCAGGCATCTAGGTCTTTTGGAATTGTTTTCATGAATGCCATGGCACTTGTCTACATGTTCATGGATTGT GTCAAGTGTGCAGAACTCTTTCCCTCAATCATTGCAGCATATAAAGCACTTGCAGTGATCTTTTCGGGAATGGGAGGTATCCATGAGGGTGCATTACATCTG CAGGGGAAGTGGGTATGTTGGTGGATACTGTGGTGGCGGTGGTCATGGCGGAGGCGCTGTGGTGGATTTTTCAATGGTGAATCAGCTGATTTGAATGACCACAAAAGACTTATGAGCGTCGTAGTGGGACATATCGTGG ATGTTAGTAAGTGA
- the LOC104742282 gene encoding homeobox-leucine zipper protein HDG11-like isoform X2, with the protein MYVGHNNLQSQPNLAISDMDNPLMTDIALTTLEELLRFLHTNEPLWTKTNGCRDILNLGSDENIFPRSSNRGKNHNFRVQASRSFGIVFMNAMALVYMFMDCVKCAELFPSIIAAYKALAVIFSGMGGIHEGALHLGKWVCWWILWWRWSWRRRCGGFFNGESADLNDHKRLMSVVVGHIVDVSK; encoded by the exons ATGTATGTTGGTCATAATAATCTGCAATCTCAGCCTAACTTGGCTATATCAGACATGGATAATCCTCTGATGACCGACATTGCTTTGACTACATTGGAAGAGTTGCTTAGATTTCTTCACACAAATGAACCTCTGTGGACAAAAACAAATGGCTGCAGAGACATTCTTAATCTTGGAAGCGATGAGAACATTTTCCCAAGATCAAGTAACAGAGGGAAGAACCATAACTTTCGAGTCCAGGCATCTAGGTCTTTTGGAATTGTTTTCATGAATGCCATGGCACTTGTCTACATGTTCATGGATTGT GTCAAGTGTGCAGAACTCTTTCCCTCAATCATTGCAGCATATAAAGCACTTGCAGTGATCTTTTCGGGAATGGGAGGTATCCATGAGGGTGCATTACATCTG GGGAAGTGGGTATGTTGGTGGATACTGTGGTGGCGGTGGTCATGGCGGAGGCGCTGTGGTGGATTTTTCAATGGTGAATCAGCTGATTTGAATGACCACAAAAGACTTATGAGCGTCGTAGTGGGACATATCGTGG ATGTTAGTAAGTGA